A region from the Microbacterium lacus genome encodes:
- a CDS encoding ABC transporter permease, producing the protein MVTPVEAGNVGTPLVSPRSGGLWRYILIRFLLIFPTVIILVTVVFFLMRITGDPITAALGGRLPPDALAERIAQAGYDRPLLIQYFEYIAGVFRGDFGTTLTDNRPVTQILLTYGSATIELAFYALIVAFLIGIPFGLIAAARRDRLPDAFLRIGAILAYATPIFFVAILLKLVFAVWLDWLPVAGRASTRTELRLQGLDGPTGIYLIDAIRLGSPAAVGDVLWHAVLPGLALGLLTAGIFLRLVRTNVIGTLGAQYVTSARSRGVGEYRLLTKHAYRPALIPIVTVIGLQIAVLLSGAVLTETSFEWKGIGFMLSEYIKARDFVAVQGIVIMIAVVVAVTNFIVDIVAVIIDPRVRY; encoded by the coding sequence ATGGTCACACCGGTCGAAGCCGGCAACGTCGGGACGCCGCTGGTCTCCCCCCGCAGCGGCGGTCTCTGGCGCTACATCCTGATCAGGTTCCTGCTGATCTTCCCGACGGTCATCATCCTGGTCACCGTCGTGTTCTTCCTGATGCGGATCACCGGCGACCCCATCACCGCGGCCCTCGGCGGCCGCCTCCCCCCGGACGCCCTCGCCGAGCGCATCGCGCAGGCGGGCTATGACCGTCCGCTCCTGATCCAGTACTTCGAGTACATCGCAGGCGTCTTCCGCGGCGACTTCGGCACGACCCTCACCGACAACCGCCCGGTCACGCAGATCCTGCTGACCTACGGATCGGCGACGATCGAGCTCGCGTTCTACGCCCTCATCGTGGCGTTCCTGATCGGCATCCCGTTCGGGCTCATCGCCGCCGCCCGCCGCGACCGTCTGCCCGACGCGTTCCTGCGGATCGGCGCGATCCTCGCGTACGCCACCCCGATCTTCTTCGTCGCGATCCTGCTGAAGCTCGTCTTCGCGGTGTGGCTCGACTGGCTGCCGGTCGCCGGCCGCGCCTCGACCCGCACCGAACTGCGGCTGCAGGGCCTGGACGGCCCGACCGGCATCTACCTGATCGACGCGATCCGGCTCGGGAGCCCCGCCGCGGTCGGCGACGTCCTGTGGCACGCGGTGCTGCCGGGCCTGGCCCTCGGGCTGCTGACCGCCGGCATCTTCCTGCGGCTCGTGCGCACGAACGTGATCGGAACCCTCGGCGCGCAGTACGTCACCTCCGCCCGCTCGCGCGGCGTCGGCGAGTACCGCCTCCTCACCAAGCACGCCTACCGCCCGGCGCTCATCCCGATCGTGACGGTGATCGGCCTGCAGATCGCGGTGCTGCTCTCGGGCGCGGTCCTGACCGAGACCTCGTTCGAGTGGAAGGGCATCGGCTTCATGCTCTCCGAGTACATCAAGGCGCGCGACTTCGTCGCCGTGCAGGGCATCGTGATCATGATCGCCGTCGTGGTCGCGGTCACGAACTTCATCGTCGACATCGTCGCGGTGATCATCGACCCGAGGGTGAGGTACTGA